A single Drechmeria coniospora strain ARSEF 6962 chromosome 03, whole genome shotgun sequence DNA region contains:
- a CDS encoding ribonuclease P complex subunit Pop2 — translation MLYDLNLAWSPATTADRLLQTLSLAHSLGYATVALNHTLEAPYPANPTSPFPPRPEASPSGSKLPHVLHRATLPVSDPAASSYRLHALANVYDIIAVRPLTEQAFQNACLTLDVPIISLDLTTQFPFHFRPKPCMAAVSRGVRFEICYGQLLAADGRGRANFIGNVTNLFRTTRGRGFIISSEAKAAIGLRGPADVVNMLSVWGLTNEKGIEGFRSTPRSVVVNEGIKRNGFRGVVRIVQTATREESGAAAGASTEVSQASQNTSTTKVAQSHKRKKGENDGGQLLSKPRAKKTKLAAAPVADT, via the coding sequence ATGCTCTACGACCTCAACCTCGCTTGGTCgcccgcgacgacggccgaccgCCTCCTCCAGACGCTGTCGCTCGCCCATTCGCTCGGATACGCCACCGTCGCCCTCAACCATACGCTCGAGGCTCCCTATCCTGCGAATCCCACCTCACCatttcctcctcgtccggaGGCCTCACCCTCCGGGTCGAAGCTCCCACACGTCCTCCACCGTGCCACACTTCCCGTCTCGGACCCGGCCGCGTCAAGCTATCGGCTTCACGCCCTCGCCAACGTATACGACATCATCGCCGTCCGACCCCTCACGGAGCAGGCCTTTCAGAATGCTTGTCTCACCCTCGACGTGCCCATAATCTCCCTCGACCTCACCACCCAGTTTCCTTTTCACTTCCGACCCAAACCTTGCATGGCTGCCGTCTCACGCGGCGTCCGATTCGAGATTTGCTACGGccagctcctcgccgccgacggccgcggccgcgcaAACTTCATCGGCAACGTGACGAATCTCTTTCGCACCACCAGAGGACGTGGGTTCATCATCAGcagcgaggccaaggcggccatcgGTCTGCGCGGGCCGGCCGATGTCGTCAACATGCTGAGCGTCTGGGGCCTCACTAACGAAAAGGGCATCGAGGGCTTTCGGTCGACGCCGCGGAGCGTGGTGGTGAACGAGGGCATCAAGCGCAACGGTTTTCGTGGCGTCGTTCGCATCGTTCAAACCGCCACGAGAGAGGAGAGCGGCGCTGCCGCAGGTGCCAGCACCGAGGTCAGCCAGGCCAGCCAGAACACAAGCACCACAAAGGTGGCCCAGAGCCACAAGCGCAAGAAGGGCGAGAACGATGGCGGCCAGCTGCTGTCCAAGCCACGGGCCAAAAAGACAAAGCTGGCGGCGGCTCCCGTGGCCGATACCTAG
- a CDS encoding ras GTPase activating protein produces the protein MSSFDLAPPASILNRYPSTTSSSASSGYSLSTDHSLGSQFTSASATSGGTSPGNPRQKCGRGNVLARARTFEAEAMTGSGDAQDNQGGLPRPSLRTLPQAPAASAKSPLTPPRHSTLRHERGKSCDVGSLSLAHKDGALSPPRLLSMRPDSMLLTRSDSLCRSRLVAPSGHSPQVVHAAHIGQPDLELLGRSSTRELRTLSRLAHSESADNFAITSPAQQVVGLRGRRRLQRADNANGAHDSKSSSYGWEGRNWMDKQRQFLQAYEYLCHIGEAKEWIEDVTNKPLGPIVELEEALRNGVTLAEVVEALNPDKRFRIFHHEKLQYRHSDNIAIFFRYLDEVDLPDLFRFELIDLYEKKNIPKVIYCIHALSWLLFRRGIVDFRIGNLVGQLEFEHHELEAMQKGLDKLGANMPTFSNMGADFGIPGQEPEPEPEPEPEETEEERTERMLAENGERIVDLQAQMRGALLRLRLSDTMATLWQGEEALAELQARIRGDFSRQVIGYRLQMRRFAVFLQSAARGFLLRQRQKGSAEYWTATESDILHLQSLIRANRIRHGVRDTESRLAVCSGPVRTVQAVSRGFLTRKSQMAQQQETRETSGTVQQLQSLARAMLLRSRIGHDLQLLDCDAVAVTELQAAAKASLTRAQLGRQLEQLRAHDARWMAVQGLVRGGAARRKQQSLQAELRRHAPTLARLQATIRAAAIRRERRDQFDVWEAGRDETVALQSQLRGMLARRRMHVLRQRLENHEPQIRTLQSLVRGLLHRKHHAATLDELQTHRRGITAFQAILKAMMSRANIDDLITELTDEEAAIVNAQSAARAFLVRARFEEKQRFFNENMQKVVKIQSLVRAKVQGEAYKSLTTGQNPPVNAVKNFVHLLNDSDFDFNEEVEFERMRKTVVQQVRQNEMLEQYIDQLDIKIALLVKNKITLDEVVRHQHNHGGSSVGLLANSTMSSSNQFDLKALNKSSRKKLESYQQLFFSLQTQPQYLARLFKRIREQGTSEKDCKRIELLMMGLFGYAQKRREEYYLLKLIARSMREEIEGAGLLQEYVRGNYFWAKLLANYTRSPRDRKYLRSLLGPLIRDNIVEDPALDLESDPMQIYRSAINNEELRTGRPDQRPLDVPREVAIRDPETRRLFIDHLRDLREICDQFFLALEDLLHMMPYGLRFLCGQMFESLRQHFGRESEENLLQVVSLWLWKFYLQPAVTAPEQVGVIEKTLSPLQKRNLSEVAKVIGQIASGRPFGGENVYLQPLNAFVAESIERLRNITGDLIFVPDAEKTFDIDEFNDLYAKNKPTLYIKMTDVFAIHNLVATELPSMCPNRDDVLREILQDLGSAKSNENEMEAAGSSDIHMFLTPKLHDVGDPESDAKALFMETKRCVLYIIRVQTGANLLEILVKPITTEDEEKWETVLRDDFSVDGNTRGAYSDANNMVDLTRMTYYELKRTALENVMRLEQMGRISKHNCYQDVLNAIASDIRTKSRRRVQRQRELEGVRLTLGNLHEKATYLEQQRRSYDDYIEQAMATLQNKKGKKRFLLPFTKQYNHQRELERSGRVPKFGSYKYSARALSDKGVLVSWTGLTDRDLDKINLTISCDEVGIFAIEGSRGHIQIPGASALVPIEDLLQAQFESHQFMNLFEGNLKLNVNLLLHLVYKKFYRTQ, from the exons ATGTCGTCCTTCGACCTCGCCCCCCCCGCAAGCATCCTCAACCGATATCCCTCGACGACATCTTCATCCGCATCCTCGGGATACTCCCTGTCGACAGACCACAGCCTCGGTAGCCAGTTCACTTCGGCATCCGCCACGAGCGGCGGCACCTCCCCCGGCAACCCCAGACAAAAATGTGGCCGCGGAAACGTGCTGGCGAGAGCACGAACCTTTGAGGCAGAGGCCATGACCGGCTCAGGCGATGCCCAGGACAATCAGGGCGGCCTTCCCCGACCGTCCCTCCGCACACTTCCGCAAGCACCCGCCGCGTCTGCCAAATCTCCCCTGACGCCGCCTCGCCACAGCACCCTGAGGCACGAGCGCGGCAAGAGCTGCGACGTTGGAAGCCTGTCGCTCGCCCACAAGGATGGCGCCCTGTCACCCCCGCGCCTTCTGTCCATGCGCCCCGACTCGATGCTGCTGACCAGATCCGACTCCCTCTGTCGGAGTCGTCTCGTGGCACCGAGCGGCCACTCGCCGCAGGTCGTGCACGCCGCCCACATCGGTCAACCCGATCTTGAGCTTCTCGGTCGCTCCTCCACGAGGGAGCTGCGCACGCTGTCGCGCCTTGCCCATTCCGAATCCGCCGACAACTTTGCCATCACCTCGCCAGCCCAGCaggtcgtcggcctgcgCGGCCGGCGCAGACTGCAGCGTGCCGACAACGCCAACGGCGCCCACGACTCGAAGAGCAGCAGCTACGGGTGGGAAGGCCGCAACTGGATGGACAAGCAGCGCCAGTTTCTCCAAGCCTACGAGTATCTCTGCCATatcggcgaggccaaggaaTGGATAGAGGACGTCACCAACAAACCGCTCGGCCCCATCGTCGAACTGGAAGAGGCCCTCCGCAACGGCGTCACGCTGGCCGAGGTAGTCGAGGCGCTGAACCCCGACAAGCGATTCCGAATATTCCATCACGAAAAGCTCCAGTATCGACATTCGGACAACATCGCCATCTTTTTCCGATACCTAGACGAGGTCGACCTGCCCGACCTCTTCCGGTTCGAGCTCATCGACCTCTACGAGAAGAAGAACATTCCCAAGGTCATCTACTGCATCCACGCCCTGAGCTGGCTTCTGTTCCgccgcggcatcgtcgatTTCAGGATAGGGAATCTCGTTGGCCAGCTGGAGTTTGAACAccacgagctcgaggcgatGCAGAAGGGCCTGGATAAGCTGGGGGCCAACATGCCGACCTTTAGCAACATGGGTGCCGACTTTGGAATCCCGGGGCAGGAACCCGAACcggagcccgagcccgagcccgaggagACGGAAGAAGAGCGAACCGAACGCATGTTGGCGGAAAACGGCGAGCGCATCGTCGACTTGCAAGCGCAGATGCGTGGTGCTCTGTTGCGGCTGCGGCTCAGCGACACCATGGCCACCCTCTGgcagggcgaggaggcgctTGCCGAGCTGCAGGCGCGCATTCGCGGCGACTTTTCCCGACAGGTCATCGGCTATCGGCTCCAGATGCGACGCTTTGCAGTCTTCCTGCAGAGCGCCGCCCGCGGCTTTCTCCTCAGGCAAAGGCAGAAGGGGAGCGCCGAGTACTGGACGGCCACCGAGTCGGACATCCTGCATCTCCAAAGCCTGATCCGAGCCAACAGGATCCGACACGGCGTGCGAGACACGGAATCCCGGCTGGCGGTGTGCAGCGGGCCTGTGCGGACGGTCCAGGCCGTCTCCAGGGGGTTCTTGACTCGCAAGAGTCAAATGGCCCAGCAGCAGGAGACCCGGGAAACGTCCGGAACGGTGCAGCAGCTTCAGTCCCTTGCCCGTGCCATGCTGTTGCGAAGTCGCATCGGTCACGAtctccagctcctcgacTGCGACGCTGTCGCCGTCACCGAATTGCAGGCTGCCGCAAAGGCATCGCTGACGAGAgcgcagctcggccgccagctGGAGCAGCTGCGCGCTCATGACGCGAGATGGATGGCCGTCCAAGGGCTCGTCCGAGGAGGGGCGGCCAGGAGGAAGCAGCAATCGCTGCAGGCTGAGCTGAGGCGGCATGCGCCGACGCTTGCGCGACTCCAGGCCACCATTCGGGCCGCGGCGATCCGCAGGGAACGAAGGGACCAGTTCGACGTATGGGAGGCCGGCAGGGACGAAACAGTTGCCCTGCAGTCGCAGCTGAGAGGCATGCTCGCGAGGCGGCGGATGCACGTCCTACGGCAGCGACTGGAGAATCACGAGCCGCAGATTCGCACTTTGCAGAGCCTCGTGCGAGGGCTCCTCCACCGCAAGCATCACGCGGCtacgctcgacgagctgcaaACCCACAGGAGAGGCATCACGGCCTTCCAGGCCATCCTCAAGGCCATGATGTCTCGCGCCAACATCGACGACCTCATCACGGAGCtcacggacgaggaggctGCCATCGTCAACGCCCAGTCCGCCGCGCGCGCATTCCTGGTGCGCGCGCGCTTCGAGGAAAAGCAGCGATTCTTCAACGAGAACATGCAGAAGGTGGTCAAGATCCAGAGCCTCGTGCGTGCCAAGGTGCAGGGAGAGGCGTACAAGAGCCTCACGACCGGCCAGAACCCGCCGGTGAACGCGGTCAAGAACTTCGTCCACCTGCTCAACGACAGCGACTTCGACTTCAACGAGGAGGTCGAGTTCGAACGGATGCGAAAAACGGTGGTCCAGCAAGTTCGCCAGAACGAGATGCTCGAGCAGTACATTGATCAGCTGGACATCAAGATCGCGCTCCTGGTCAAGAACAAGAtcaccctcgacgaggtcgtgcGCCACCAACACAACCATGGCGGCAGCTCCGTGGGGCTCCTCGCCAACTCGACCATGTCGTCCTCGAACCAGTTTGACCTCAAGGCCCTCAACAAGAGCTCGCGAAAGAAGCTCGAATCCTACCAGCAGCTGTTCTTCAGCCTGCAGACCCAGCCGCAGTACCTTGCGCGCCTCTTCAAGCGCATACGCGAGCAAGGCACGTCGGAGAAGGATTGCAAGAGAATCGAGCTCCTCATGATGGGCCTGTTCGGCTACGCGCAGAAGCGACGAGAGGAGTATTACCTGCTGAAGCTCATCGCGAGGTCGATGCGCGAGGAgatcgagggcgccggcctTCTCCAGGAGTACGTCCGGGGCAACTACTTTTGGGCCAAGCTGCTCGCAAACTACACGCGATCGCCGAGAGATCGCAAGTATCTCCGAAGCCTCCTCGGGCCGCTGATCCGGGACAACATCGTCGAAGACCCagccctcgacctcgagagcGACCCGATGCAGATTTACCGGTCCGCCATCAACAACGAGGAGCTGAGGACGGGCCGGCCCGACCAGCGACCGCTCGACGTGCCGCGCGAGGTCGCCATCCGAGACCCCGAGACGAGACGGCTCTTCATCGACCACCTGCGGGACCTGCGCGAGATCTGCGACCAGTTCTTCCTTGCGCTGGAGGATCTCCTGCACATGATGCCCTACGGCCTCCGCTTCCTCTGCGGCCAGATGTTCGAGTCCCTGCGCCAGCACTTTGGCCGGGAGTCGGAGGAGAACCTGCTGCAGGTCGTCTCCCTCTGGCTGTGGAAGTTTTACCTCCagccggcggtgacggcgccgGAGCAGGTGGGCGTCATAGAAAAGACGCTCAGCCCCCTTCAGAAGAGGAACCTGAGCGAGGTGGCCAAGGTGATCGGGCAGATCGCCTCGGGACGACCATTTGGCGGCGAGAACGTGTACCTGCAACCGTTGAACGCGTTCGTCGCCGAGTCGATCGAGCGGCTGCGGAACATCACCGGCGACTTGATATTCGTGCCCGACGCGGAGAAGACGTTTGACATTGACGAGTTCAACGACCTCTACGCGAAGAATAAGCCGACGCTGTACATCAAGATGACGGACGTGTTCGCGATCCACAACCTCGTCGCGACCGAGCTGCCATCGATGTGCCCGAACCGGGACGACGTCCTGCGCGAGATCCTGCAGGATCTGGGGAGCGCGAAGAGCAACGAGAACGAGATGGAggcggccggctcgtcggaCATCCACATGTTCCTGACACCCAAGCtccacgacgtcggcgacccCGAATCGGACGCCAAGGCGCTCTTCATGGAGACGAAGCGATGCGTCCTGTACATCATCCGGGTCCAGACGGGCGCGAACCTGCTCGAGATCCTCGTGAAGCCGATcacgaccgaggacgaggagaaatGGGAGACGGTGCTCCGGGACGACTTCTCGGTCGACGGCAACACCCGGGGAGCCTACTCGGACGCGAACAACATGGTCGACctgacgaggatgacgtaCTACGAGCTCAAGCGGACGGCGCTGGAGAACGTGATGCGGCTGGAGCAGATGGGCCGGATCTCGAAGCACAACTGTTACCAAGACGTGCTGAACGCCATCGCCAGCGACATCCGGACCaagagccggcggcgggtccAGCGGCAACGAGAGCTGGAGGGGGTGCGCCTCACGCTCGGGAACCTGCACGAGAAGGCGACGTACTTGGAGCAGCAGCGGAGGAGCTACGACGACTACATCGAGCAAGCGATGGCGACGCTGCAGAACAAGAAGGG GAAGAAGCGTTTCCTCCTACCCTTCACCAAGCAGTACAACCACCAGCGCGAGCTCGAACGGAGCGGTCGCGTGCCCAAGTTCGGgagctacaagtacagcgcGCGTGCCTTGTCGGACAAGGGCGTTCTCGTCTCGTGGACGGGGCTCACGGACCGCGACTTGGACAAGATCAACTTGACGATTTCGTGCGACGAAGTCGGCATCTTCGCCATCGAGGGCTCCCGAGGGCACATCCAGATACCGGGGGCCAGCGCTCTGGTGCCGATCGAGGACCTTCTCCAGGCCCAGTTCGAATCCCACCAGTTCATGAACCTGTTTGAGGGCAACCTCAAGCTCAACGTGAACTTGTTGCTGCACCTCGTGTACAAAAAGTTTTACCGGACGCAATGA
- a CDS encoding sporulation protein RMD8, which produces MSSSTQRPSVLVTDSRERSKQRRLPRRQDAASVSAGRAPMRFMTVDNVLQYNSQIPSGQPRGPPAKSAQRPSSTGAGLIAGRRVIAGGLPSIQSRTGQPMPSRTTKISEKLVLLPETNDDDDDSADGEAESEPSMARKWQDEDQMPLRDEELDVLKKRGGIRGKSYAERLPKLQRKDKVSRLTAYCNAQAFKMGATSEFLKQKHETKTKLYDDCLYAIYALPLLNGTEGYRVRGRPMLKTPGTGKTMLDLEIEWTEQRDHHEGYFDDDAYSTPESPEHEDRGSESLDMRGRGDDSRREQDETIPSHINRLAPDAKHFAEMFVFSYGVVVFWNFSEHQEKDILADLTFADAEDGISLLTRPLEQVDFETEEFHFEYSADVKRPRVFNDMITLLPRSDHMIKLTISHAIAQSTKLCFFEERMSETMLDTQHVPKTLALTGELNMTRAEIVKILGHLFKSRVDINLSSNILDVPNFFWDSEPTLHPLYAAVREYLEIDLRIKVLNERCRVFLDLAEILSDSVADAKMSSITWIIIVLIVISILVTVTEVGLRFGMLSKNSVGAKMRAAAASASWNEEMVAGVAPAILAVRREARDEAGPEGRNAAAVDVGGLESLAITLGLSSNASIEEDSEHAGPGLTLSRPPSVEVLDEIDGPKRGASPRARSPASIDAAHA; this is translated from the exons atgtcgtcctcgacgcaaAGGCCCTCCGTGCTC GTTACGGACTCGAGAGAAAGATCAAAGCAGAGACGGCTGCCAAGGCGTCAGGATGCCGCGTCCGTATCGGCTGGCCGGGCGCCGATGCGCTTCATGACTGTCGACAACGTCCTGCAGTACAACTCGCAGATCCCCTCCGGCCAGCCGCGAGGGCCGCCGGCAAAGTCGGCACAACGGCCATCTTCGACGGGAGCTGGTCTgatcgccggccgccgcgtcatcgccggcggTTTGCCGAGCATCCAATCCCGGACAGGGCAGCCGATGCCCTCTCGGACGACCAAGATCAGCGAGAAGCTGGTTTTGCTGCCAGAGACgaatgacgacgacgacgattcggCCGATGGAGAGGCCGAGAGCGAGCCCTCGATGGCGAGGAAGTGGCAGGATGAAGACCAGATGCCCCTgagggacgaggagctcgacgtgCTCAAGAAGAGGGGCGGCATCCGAGGAAAGAGCTACGCCGAGCGGCTGCCCAAGTTGCAGCGAAAGGACAAGGTCAGCCGATTGACGGCCTACTGCAATGCCCAGGCATTCAAGATGGGGGCCACGTCCGAGTTTCTGAAGCAGAAGCACGAGACCAAGACGAAGCTCTACGACGACTGCCTGTACGCCATCTACGCCTTGCCGCTACTCAACGGCACCGAAGGCTACCGGGTGCGCGGTCGGCCGATGCTGAAGACGCCGGGCACGGGCAAGACGATGCTGGATCTGGAGATTGAGTGGACCGAGCAGCGCGACCATCACGAGGGCTactttgacgacgacgcctaCTCGACGCCCGAGAGTCCCGAGCACGAGGACCGGGGCTCGGAATCGTTGGACatgcgagggcgaggggacGACTCGCGTCGTGAGCAGGACGAGACCATACCGTCGCACATCAACCGACTCGCCCCCGATGCCAAGCACTTTGCCGAGATGTTCGTCTTCTCctacggcgtcgtcgtcttttGGAATTTTTCCGAGCACCAGGAAAAGGACATACTGGCGGACCTGAcgttcgccgacgccgaggacggcatcaGCCTGCTTACGCGACCGCTGGAGCAGGTCGACTTTGAGACGGAGGAGTTCCACTTCGAATACAGCGCCGACGTCAAGCGGCCGCGCGTCTTCAACGACATGATCACCCTCCTCCCGCGGTCGGACCACATGATCAAGCTGACCATCAGCCACGCCATCGCGCAGAGCACGAAGCTCTGCTTCTTCGAGGAGAGGATGAGCGAGACGATGCTGGACACGCAGCACGTACCCAAGACGCTGGCCTTGACGGGTGAGCTGAACATGACGAGAGCCGAGATTGTCAAGATCCTCGGCCACCTGTTCAAGAGCCGGGTCGACATCAACCTCT CATCCAACATCCTCGACGTGCCCAACTTCTTCTGGGACTCGGAGCCCACGCTGCACCCGCTCTACGCCGCCGTACGCGAGTACCTCGAGATCGACCTGCGCATCAAGGTGCTCAACGAGCGGTGTCGCGTCTTCCTCGACCTGGCCGAGATTCTCTCCGACTCGGTGGCCGATGCCAAGATGAGCTCCATCACGTGGATCATCATCGTTCTCATCGTCATCAGCATTCTCGTCACCGTGACCGAGGTTGGCCTGCGCTTCGGCATGCTGAGCAAGAACTCGGTCGGGGCCAAGATgagagcggcggccgcgtccgCGTCCTGGAACGAAGAGATggtggccggcgtcgccccagccatcctcgccgtGAGGCGGGAAGCACGGGATGAGGCCGGTCCGGAAGGCCGCAACgccgcagccgtcgacgtcggcggcctcgagagTCTGGCCATCACCCTCGGTCTTTCCTCGAACGCCTCCATCGAGGAG GACTCGGAACACGCCGGTCCAGGCCTGACGCTGTCCCGACCCCCTTCCGTTGAGGTGCTGGACGAGATCGACGGCCCCAAGCGCGGTGCGAGTCCCCGCGCCAGGTCGCCGGCCTCAATCGACGCAGCACACGCCTAG
- a CDS encoding triose-phosphate transporter: MADESRLESSALLTLGEKVPVLDLVDHDLEGDAGLPEPPPDHQNLDHEYSIPSTVKFAWLGTYFLFSLLLTLYNKFILGVFTFPWLLTSLHASFASMGTYVMMELGYFKLTRLGRREYLALVAFSTLFTANIALSNLSLAMVSVPFYQTMRMLCPIFTIFIFRMWYNRTYSNLTYLSLVPLIVGATMTTAGEMTFSDAGFALTILGVMLAAAKTVITNRFMTGSLALPPLEFVLRMSPLAALQALVCASATGEVEGFRNLMASGNISVWSALASLTGNGFLAFLLNVSSFQTNKLAGALTMTVCGNLKQCLTVIIGIFLFNVSVDLLNGAGMAVTMAGAAIYSKAELDNKRRQKQVQYKPVDQASGP; the protein is encoded by the exons ATGGCCGACGAAAGCCGTCTCGAGTCGTCGGCTCTCTTGACGCTGGGGGAGAAGGTACCAGTGCTGGATCTCGTCGATCACGACCTCGAAGGCGACGCAGGCCTGCCCGAGCCCCCCCCGGACCACCAAAATCTCGACCATGAGTACTCGATTCCCAGCACCGTCAAGTTCGCCTGGCTTGGAACCTACTTTCTCTTCTCCCTGCTCCTCACTCTCTACAACAAGTTCATCTTGGGCGTG TTTACCTTCCCTTGGCTTCTCACCTCCCTGCACGCCTCCTTCGCGAGCATGGGCACCTACGTCATGATGGAGCTGGGATACTTCAAGCTGACCCGGTTGGGTCGCCGCGAATACCTGgcgctcgtcgccttcaGCACCCTCTTCACCGCCAACATCGCCCTCTCGAACCTGTCCCTGGCCATGGTGTCGGTTCCCTTCTACCAGACGATGCGCATGCTGTGccccatcttcaccatcttcatCTTCCGCATGTGGTACAACCGTACCTACAGCAACCTGACGTACCTGTCCCTCGTTCCTCTCATCGTCGGTGCcaccatgacgacggccggcgagatGACCTTTTCCGACGCCGGCTTTGCCCTCACCATCCTCGGCGTgatgctcgccgccgccaag ACGGTCATCACCAATCGATTCATGACCGGATCCCTcgccctgccgccgctcgaGTTCGTCCTGCGCATGTCTCCCTTGGCGGCCCTGCAAGCCTTGGTGTGCGCAAGTGCCACGGGCGAGGTCGAAGGGTTCCGGAACCTCATGGCCTCGGGCAACATCTCCGTCTGGTCTGCCCTCGCGTCCCTCACGGGCAACGGATTCCTCGCCTTCCTGCTCAACGTCTCCTCCTTTCAAACCAACAAGCTGGCGGGTGCCTTGACAATGACCGTCTGCGGGAACCTGAAGCAATGTTTGaccgtcatcatcggcatcttCTTGTTCAACGTCTCCGTCGACCTGCTGAACGGCGCGGGCATGGCCGtcaccatggccggcgccgccatctACAGCAAGGCCGAGCTGGACAACAAGAGGAGGCAGAAGCAGGTGCAATACAAGCCCGTGGACCAGGCATCCGGTCCGTAG